A window of the Desulforapulum autotrophicum HRM2 genome harbors these coding sequences:
- a CDS encoding ion transporter, which yields MKNRLTDFRRFQYTLHEIIFEADTLAGKWFDVILILSIVSSVVVVMLDSVSAFKTHYGFYLYEVEWGFTLLFTVEYILRLICVKKPLRYATSFLGLVDLLAILPTYMSLFVPGSQYLIVIRVFRVLRVFRVFKLASYIGEASILIRALRASRRKIIVFMMTLLTLVIIFGSLMYLIEGEDNGFTSIPRSVYWAIVTMTTVGYGDISPKTNPGQALASLIMILGYAILAVPTGIITAELSLATQKKVSTQACPECMAHGHGTDAVFCKYCSARLNPDSHS from the coding sequence ATGAAAAACCGATTAACAGATTTTCGGCGGTTCCAGTATACTCTCCATGAAATTATTTTTGAGGCAGATACACTAGCCGGTAAATGGTTTGATGTCATTCTCATCCTTTCCATTGTTTCAAGTGTGGTGGTGGTGATGCTTGACAGTGTGTCTGCCTTTAAAACCCATTATGGCTTTTATCTTTACGAGGTGGAATGGGGGTTTACCCTTTTATTTACCGTGGAATACATTTTAAGGCTGATCTGTGTCAAAAAACCGCTGCGATATGCCACAAGTTTTCTTGGCCTGGTAGATCTTCTGGCAATTTTACCGACCTATATGAGTCTGTTTGTACCTGGAAGTCAATATCTGATTGTGATAAGAGTTTTTCGGGTACTCCGGGTCTTCAGGGTTTTTAAACTGGCAAGTTATATTGGGGAGGCTTCAATTCTGATCCGGGCTCTCCGGGCAAGCCGACGAAAAATCATAGTGTTTATGATGACCCTTTTAACCCTGGTGATTATTTTCGGTTCTCTCATGTACCTGATTGAAGGGGAAGATAATGGGTTTACCAGCATTCCCAGGAGTGTTTACTGGGCCATTGTGACCATGACTACCGTTGGATACGGAGATATATCACCAAAAACAAACCCGGGCCAGGCACTGGCTTCGTTGATCATGATCCTGGGATATGCCATTCTGGCTGTGCCAACTGGGATTATTACCGCGGAATTGAGCCTTGCGACTCAAAAAAAAGTCTCCACGCAAGCCTGCCCGGAATGCATGGCGCATGGTCATGGCACCGATGCCGTTTTCTGTAAATATTGTTCAGCCCGCTTGAACCCAGATAGCCATTCATGA
- a CDS encoding response regulator, whose amino-acid sequence MSNEQVLIVEDESDIAEILKDYLIREGYRVSILDRGDEVVSFVKTQNLSMILLDIMLPRLDGKTVCREVRKFSDVPIIMITAKVEEVDRIIGFELGVDDYICKPFSPREVVARVNAVLRRTFKKSSDDVLALGPVQLNKTSRIAEINGNELSLTPSEFDIFSVLLESPNRVFTRAQLIEKVQGYNYDGYERTIDFHIKNLRKKIGVYLPGEKIIQSTYGYGYKIVL is encoded by the coding sequence ATGTCCAATGAACAGGTGCTCATTGTTGAGGACGAATCTGATATAGCTGAAATTTTAAAAGATTACCTGATCCGGGAAGGCTACCGGGTTTCGATTCTGGACCGTGGAGACGAAGTGGTCTCTTTTGTCAAAACCCAAAATTTATCCATGATTCTTCTGGATATCATGCTTCCCCGTCTGGATGGAAAAACGGTTTGCAGGGAGGTTAGAAAGTTTTCTGACGTTCCCATTATCATGATCACGGCAAAAGTCGAAGAAGTTGACCGGATCATTGGTTTTGAACTGGGGGTGGATGATTATATCTGCAAGCCATTCAGTCCCAGGGAGGTGGTAGCCAGGGTGAATGCGGTGCTGCGAAGGACCTTTAAAAAATCATCCGACGATGTTTTGGCCCTTGGCCCTGTGCAATTAAACAAAACATCCCGTATTGCAGAAATTAACGGAAATGAGCTGAGCCTGACGCCCAGCGAATTTGATATATTTTCAGTTTTACTGGAAAGTCCAAACCGGGTTTTTACACGGGCGCAGCTGATTGAAAAGGTTCAGGGATACAACTATGACGGGTATGAACGAACCATAGATTTTCATATTAAAAATTTAAGAAAGAAAATTGGCGTTTATCTTCCAGGGGAAAAAATAATTCAGTCCACCTATGGATATGGTTATAAAATTGTTCTATAG
- a CDS encoding ATP-binding protein has protein sequence MKFKYKIFITLLTTSGLSLLLMASVLQINVRKNFIQYVNGAEMGKQTKMLELLKKSYQQHSGWDAYQDNEQAWHRLLSQSRPDEMGPGDTPPPFDTPPNHPISGMPPQPLGPFSLHRRLCLFDADKQYVAGMYEEGDLFNFEPISLDGATVGWLGFKNRPEMIKPIELKFLAAQTQSFYIIGLGVLGLALIISYIVTRQLLSPIQELARGTRAMRKFDFNTKIRVNSRDELGGLADDFNQMAQTLKQYETLRKNWISDISHELRTPVAVVLSKIEALQDGIRLMTPEFLNSLHTDVLGLKKLVNDLHLISLADSDNLALFLKPIRLLDTLDLTLETFLIQMEKQNIEIQRDWTGDTNIEVKGDAVLLKRVFSNLLENTLKYTDSPGRLCISHGVKKDRVVLIFEDSAPGVPNDSLVSIFRRLYRVEQSRNRSLGGSGLGLSICKQVIGLHQGSIDAHPSPLGGLKIVIELPLHV, from the coding sequence ATGAAATTTAAATATAAAATTTTTATCACCCTTTTGACCACATCCGGCTTGAGCCTGTTGCTTATGGCCAGTGTCCTGCAAATCAATGTTCGTAAAAATTTCATTCAATATGTCAATGGGGCTGAGATGGGCAAACAGACAAAGATGCTGGAATTGCTCAAAAAAAGTTACCAGCAGCATTCAGGATGGGATGCCTATCAGGACAATGAACAAGCCTGGCACAGGCTTTTATCCCAATCACGCCCCGATGAGATGGGACCTGGCGACACGCCGCCGCCTTTTGATACGCCTCCGAACCATCCCATATCCGGAATGCCCCCCCAGCCTTTGGGTCCGTTTTCTCTCCATCGTCGCCTATGCCTTTTTGATGCAGACAAGCAATATGTGGCAGGAATGTATGAAGAGGGGGACCTGTTTAATTTCGAGCCCATTTCCCTTGACGGTGCAACCGTTGGATGGCTGGGGTTCAAAAACCGTCCTGAAATGATAAAACCCATTGAGTTGAAATTTCTGGCAGCCCAGACCCAGTCATTCTATATCATTGGCCTGGGTGTGCTCGGGTTGGCATTGATAATTTCATATATTGTAACCAGACAGCTTTTGTCCCCTATTCAGGAACTGGCCCGGGGAACGCGGGCCATGCGTAAATTTGATTTTAATACAAAAATAAGGGTGAATTCAAGGGACGAGTTAGGTGGGCTTGCCGATGATTTCAACCAGATGGCCCAGACGCTCAAACAGTATGAGACCTTACGGAAAAACTGGATTTCAGATATTTCCCATGAATTGCGAACCCCGGTAGCGGTTGTTCTCAGTAAAATAGAAGCCCTGCAGGATGGTATCCGTTTGATGACTCCGGAATTTCTTAATTCGCTGCATACAGACGTCCTGGGGTTGAAAAAACTGGTCAACGATCTGCATTTAATCTCTTTAGCCGACTCTGACAATCTGGCCTTGTTTTTAAAACCGATCCGTCTGTTGGATACCCTTGACCTGACCCTGGAAACCTTTTTAATCCAGATGGAGAAGCAGAATATCGAGATCCAACGAGACTGGACAGGTGATACAAATATTGAAGTCAAAGGAGATGCCGTTCTTTTAAAACGAGTTTTCAGTAATTTACTTGAAAATACGCTTAAATACACGGATTCTCCCGGACGTTTGTGCATTTCCCATGGGGTGAAAAAAGATCGGGTCGTTCTAATCTTTGAGGACTCGGCTCCTGGTGTCCCCAATGACTCCCTGGTGTCAATTTTTCGGCGTCTTTACCGGGTTGAGCAATCCAGGAATCGATCCCTTGGGGGAAGCGGCCTTGGATTGAGTATCTGCAAACAGGTGATCGGCCTTCACCAGGGGAGCATTGACGCCCATCCTTCCCCCTTGGGTGGTTTAAAGATAGTGATCGAACTGCCACTACACGTCTAA
- a CDS encoding peptidoglycan-binding domain-containing protein, with product MMQKMAEIQNQEKVLAEQKQALEAQKEQLAQKSAGFNSLESELAQKEQILSQKEQELAMAKSAAQKTDMASADLFPPNAKPGECYARIFIPSKYTYKTETVLVHDPIETIKIIPARYETVEETVLIKEASTKLVVEPAQYKWIEETKTISPAKTQLVQVPAVYETVTEKVLVREAHTEWKKGKGPIQKVNETTGEIMCLITEPDVYKTVTKQILKTPASTREVIIPEVTKTIKKRIMVSPPTTREIVIPAEYGKVKTTRLVSEPTSEKITKPAVYQTIKRRVMTSPGHMEWTQILCQTNMTEFKITRIQNALVKAGYDPGPVDGVIGTQTMAAVNKFQADAKLAITKYLTIETLQALKVKP from the coding sequence ATGATGCAAAAAATGGCGGAAATTCAGAACCAGGAAAAGGTACTCGCAGAGCAAAAACAGGCCCTTGAGGCGCAGAAAGAACAATTGGCTCAAAAGAGTGCCGGTTTCAATTCCCTGGAGAGCGAATTAGCCCAAAAAGAGCAGATCCTCTCCCAGAAGGAACAAGAACTGGCCATGGCCAAAAGCGCTGCCCAGAAAACAGATATGGCATCTGCCGACCTGTTTCCCCCCAACGCAAAGCCCGGTGAATGTTATGCCCGAATCTTCATTCCCAGCAAATACACCTACAAAACTGAAACAGTTCTAGTGCACGACCCAATAGAAACGATTAAAATTATCCCGGCCCGTTACGAAACCGTTGAAGAAACGGTCCTGATAAAGGAAGCCAGTACAAAACTGGTCGTGGAGCCGGCTCAATACAAATGGATTGAAGAGACTAAGACAATTTCCCCGGCTAAAACCCAGCTGGTTCAGGTGCCGGCGGTTTATGAGACGGTCACTGAAAAGGTCCTGGTCCGTGAAGCCCATACCGAATGGAAAAAAGGCAAGGGTCCGATTCAAAAGGTGAATGAAACCACCGGTGAAATCATGTGCCTGATTACGGAACCCGATGTTTACAAAACAGTCACCAAACAAATATTAAAAACCCCTGCCTCCACCCGGGAAGTAATCATTCCTGAGGTCACCAAAACCATCAAGAAAAGGATAATGGTATCTCCGCCCACAACCAGGGAAATCGTAATCCCAGCAGAATATGGTAAGGTAAAGACTACCCGACTGGTCTCCGAGCCCACATCTGAAAAAATCACCAAACCTGCTGTCTATCAAACCATTAAACGACGGGTGATGACCAGTCCCGGACATATGGAATGGACACAGATTCTGTGCCAGACCAATATGACTGAGTTCAAGATCACCAGGATTCAAAACGCTTTGGTTAAAGCCGGTTATGATCCCGGCCCCGTTGATGGCGTTATCGGAACCCAGACCATGGCCGCTGTCAATAAATTCCAGGCAGATGCGAAACTGGCCATAACCAAGTACCTGACCATTGAAACCCTCCAGGCACTTAAGGTTAAGCCCTAA